A stretch of Lactiplantibacillus brownii DNA encodes these proteins:
- a CDS encoding APC family permease, translated as MLSVILLGINSIIGSGIFLLPGQAEALMGPASILVFIFDMLLIVSIALCYAEDATYFKSNGGPYLYAKEAFGDFVGYEVGFSVWAISIIAWATMANAFTTALSAIFPVLQQALWKDLTILVLLGGLTLINVAGVTLTKVVNNIVTIAKLLPLVLFVVVGAFFINGAHFTPFVVNSASFANSFGSAAILIFYAFTGFEAIAIAAQEFKNPQRTIPMAIVIVLAVVAVLYIAIQVVSIGVLGGSLAGSTAPIQDGFEKILGPVGKTIVALGTIVSILGVATAQSFYLPRIGSSMADNGVMPKIVGYRNRRNVPAVAMVISFLIAYPLAISGTFQTLAAISVVSRFAQYIPTILAVLVFRRRKTQTGASFRVPFGPVLPVIAVIVSLWLLSKASGFQLIMGLGCLVIAVPFYFLTAHRQQA; from the coding sequence ATGTTAAGTGTTATTTTGTTAGGCATTAATTCAATTATTGGTTCTGGTATTTTTCTATTACCAGGTCAGGCGGAAGCGCTGATGGGCCCAGCCAGTATTTTAGTTTTTATTTTTGATATGTTGTTGATCGTCTCGATTGCGCTGTGTTATGCAGAAGACGCCACTTATTTTAAAAGTAATGGTGGGCCGTATTTGTATGCCAAAGAAGCTTTTGGGGATTTCGTCGGTTACGAAGTTGGGTTTAGTGTCTGGGCGATTAGTATTATTGCGTGGGCGACGATGGCTAATGCTTTCACCACGGCGTTAAGCGCCATTTTCCCCGTGTTGCAACAAGCACTTTGGAAAGATTTAACAATCTTGGTGTTATTAGGTGGCCTAACCTTGATCAATGTTGCCGGCGTAACTTTGACAAAAGTGGTCAATAATATTGTGACGATTGCCAAATTATTGCCATTGGTGCTGTTTGTTGTGGTTGGCGCCTTCTTCATCAATGGGGCGCACTTTACACCATTCGTGGTCAATAGTGCTAGTTTTGCCAATTCATTTGGGTCGGCCGCAATCTTGATCTTTTACGCTTTCACCGGTTTTGAAGCGATTGCGATTGCCGCGCAAGAATTCAAAAATCCGCAGCGGACGATTCCAATGGCGATTGTTATCGTGCTAGCGGTCGTGGCAGTGCTCTACATTGCGATTCAAGTCGTTTCAATCGGGGTATTAGGTGGTAGTTTAGCTGGTAGTACTGCTCCGATTCAAGATGGCTTTGAAAAAATTCTAGGTCCAGTTGGTAAAACGATCGTGGCGTTGGGGACGATTGTCTCCATCTTAGGGGTTGCGACGGCCCAATCGTTCTATTTGCCACGAATTGGTTCTTCAATGGCCGATAATGGCGTGATGCCTAAAATTGTTGGTTATCGTAATCGTCGCAATGTGCCGGCGGTCGCGATGGTGATCTCATTTTTGATTGCTTATCCATTAGCAATTTCGGGCACGTTCCAAACGTTAGCGGCGATCTCAGTTGTTTCACGATTTGCCCAATATATTCCAACGATTCTAGCTGTACTAGTCTTTCGCCGACGTAAAACGCAGACTGGTGCTAGTTTCCGGGTGCCGTTTGGACCAGTCTTACCCGTGATCGCGGTCATTGTCAGCTTGTGGTTGTTGTCTAAAGCGTCTGGTTTCCAATTAATCATGGGATTGGGTTGCTTAGTCATTGCGGTCCCATTCTACTTCTTAACGGCACATCGGCAACAAGCTTAA
- a CDS encoding MerR family transcriptional regulator, whose amino-acid sequence MSYTIQEVAKKMAISTYSIRYYHDHGMLPFVKRDANNNRVFEDTDLEWLHLIICLRQTGMPVERIQHYLALVQEGENTVPERYEMMKAQQSRTLDEINDLQNHLKTINIKVDHYADVLIHHKSDSFVPSNIPEAEEHDVYQENQS is encoded by the coding sequence TTGTCCTATACCATTCAAGAAGTTGCTAAAAAAATGGCCATCTCAACTTATAGTATTCGCTATTATCACGATCACGGGATGTTGCCATTCGTTAAGCGTGATGCCAACAACAATCGGGTCTTCGAAGACACCGATCTGGAATGGCTACACCTCATTATTTGCCTCCGTCAAACTGGGATGCCGGTTGAACGAATTCAACATTACTTGGCGCTCGTTCAAGAAGGCGAAAACACCGTCCCTGAACGCTATGAGATGATGAAAGCCCAACAATCCCGCACACTCGATGAAATTAATGACCTGCAAAATCATTTGAAAACGATCAATATCAAAGTTGACCACTATGCGGATGTGTTAATTCATCACAAATCAGACAGTTTCGTGCCGTCCAACATTCCCGAGGCTGAGGAACACGATGTTTATCAAGAAAATCAGTCATAA
- a CDS encoding nuclear transport factor 2 family protein, translating to MDLQEISDRLELKEVVDLFSNDADTKENDKQVQLFTTNGVVNIINDGKVTFTLHGRDEIFKAFSSSMDDYQSVFHMSGQQTVNFTDRTHATGTAYNYVVLVKANADGTTTTTQEGVRYEDRYEKVAGKWLIAERNSHFNWHLEK from the coding sequence ATGGATTTACAAGAAATTAGTGATCGCTTGGAATTAAAAGAAGTTGTGGATTTATTTTCGAATGACGCAGATACGAAAGAAAATGACAAACAAGTGCAATTGTTTACGACAAACGGTGTGGTAAACATTATCAACGATGGCAAAGTCACTTTTACCTTACATGGACGTGATGAAATCTTTAAAGCGTTCTCTAGTTCAATGGACGACTATCAATCCGTCTTTCACATGAGTGGTCAGCAGACGGTCAATTTTACGGATCGCACTCATGCGACGGGAACCGCTTATAATTATGTTGTTTTAGTTAAAGCGAATGCTGATGGCACGACAACTACGACGCAAGAAGGGGTTCGTTATGAAGATCGATATGAAAAAGTTGCTGGCAAATGGTTGATTGCTGAACGTAATTCTCATTTTAACTGGCATTTAGAAAAGTAA
- a CDS encoding aldo/keto reductase has product MTQTYLTLNDGHRIPQFGLGVYQIDGDAATEQAVAAALKLGYRHIDTAHAYQNERGVGAAVKKSGLNRDEIWLTSKLWPSDYGLEKTPVAIDKMLTRLDTDYIDLLLLHQQFGDYVGAWQAMEQAVKAGKVRSIGLSNFDGDRLDKILTIATIKPAVMQVELHPYFQQRPLKAKLAPYGTKMESWYPLGHGDAGLINEPIFTELGRKYGKSNVQVMLRWHLQSGTIVFPKTTNPDHLRANFDVFDFSLTPAEMAKIDVLDGTKRYYHVSLAQAEQQFGAWVPAD; this is encoded by the coding sequence ATGACACAAACTTATTTAACGTTAAATGATGGTCACCGGATTCCACAGTTTGGGCTCGGCGTTTATCAAATTGATGGCGATGCTGCTACTGAACAAGCAGTTGCCGCTGCTTTAAAACTTGGCTACCGCCATATCGATACCGCACATGCTTATCAGAATGAGCGCGGCGTGGGGGCCGCCGTTAAGAAGAGTGGTCTTAACCGGGATGAGATTTGGTTGACTAGCAAACTTTGGCCTAGCGATTATGGGCTGGAAAAGACGCCAGTGGCAATCGACAAAATGTTGACCCGGTTGGACACTGACTATATCGATTTATTATTGTTGCATCAACAGTTTGGGGATTATGTGGGTGCTTGGCAGGCCATGGAACAAGCGGTCAAAGCCGGTAAAGTACGATCAATTGGCCTCAGTAACTTTGATGGCGACCGGTTGGACAAGATATTGACAATTGCCACGATCAAGCCGGCCGTGATGCAAGTTGAATTACATCCGTATTTCCAACAGCGTCCCTTGAAAGCGAAATTGGCGCCATATGGGACCAAAATGGAATCGTGGTATCCACTTGGGCATGGTGACGCGGGCTTAATTAATGAGCCAATCTTCACCGAGCTAGGTCGAAAGTATGGTAAAAGTAACGTGCAAGTCATGCTGCGCTGGCATTTGCAAAGCGGCACGATTGTTTTTCCAAAGACGACGAATCCAGATCATTTACGCGCAAACTTTGACGTTTTTGATTTTTCCTTGACCCCGGCTGAAATGGCTAAAATTGACGTCTTAGATGGTACAAAACGTTACTATCACGTTTCATTAGCACAGGCAGAACAACAATTTGGTGCCTGGGTACCTGCAGATTAA
- a CDS encoding MFS transporter: MVKRNLALATVALLIANFMGGLDATIVNTALPAIMSDLNGIRLVGWISSAFLLGTAVTTVLWGRVAENFGNKRIFQFSVALFILSSLLGGLATNMIMLIIARALMGIGAGGMVSIPFIIYADIYPNPAERARALGWVTAFYTLSTVVGPLIGGWLVDVLSWHWVFLINLPIGIISMLLLQVTYHDPVKTTAKQPFDYLGAGLLSAALIILLFASDGLAVSMTRSLVLLGIGLLVLVAFFMVEKQSNHALLPLELLKNPRVQVQNVMMFLINGFMIGYSVYAPMWAQGLLGKSATLGGLTQIASSILLLVGTRLTAHLMGNLSYKKIVFFGTLSVLISALAMTLATKTAPYWWLIVSGGFEGLGMGLAFTPMQVSLQDGVQRELISVSTTFGLLFRTLGQTFMASIFGAVLSLRTATQAAATNGKITTGMINKLSDANTAQQLPTSLLPAMRTMLFNSLHTIMLISLGLVIISFILNLVRKAPVKQPR, encoded by the coding sequence ATGGTAAAAAGAAATTTAGCACTCGCAACAGTGGCCTTATTAATTGCGAACTTCATGGGCGGTCTCGATGCAACAATTGTGAATACCGCCTTACCAGCAATTATGAGTGATTTGAATGGGATTCGGCTTGTAGGTTGGATCAGTTCAGCGTTCTTATTGGGGACTGCGGTGACGACAGTCTTATGGGGGCGGGTTGCCGAGAATTTTGGCAACAAACGCATTTTTCAATTCTCAGTTGCGCTGTTTATTCTCAGTTCATTACTCGGTGGGCTTGCCACTAATATGATCATGTTGATCATTGCACGCGCATTGATGGGCATCGGCGCGGGTGGGATGGTGTCGATTCCATTTATCATTTATGCCGATATTTATCCTAATCCAGCTGAACGTGCACGGGCGTTAGGCTGGGTCACCGCATTTTATACCTTATCGACAGTTGTTGGCCCACTGATTGGCGGGTGGCTCGTCGATGTTCTTTCATGGCACTGGGTTTTCTTGATCAATTTACCGATTGGCATCATTTCAATGTTGTTGCTGCAGGTGACTTATCATGATCCAGTCAAAACCACAGCTAAACAACCTTTTGATTACCTTGGCGCGGGGTTACTTTCAGCGGCTTTAATTATCTTACTATTTGCTAGTGATGGGTTGGCTGTTAGTATGACCCGTTCACTGGTTTTGTTAGGGATTGGCCTGCTCGTGTTAGTGGCTTTCTTCATGGTTGAAAAACAAAGCAATCACGCGTTATTACCACTCGAATTGCTAAAAAATCCGCGGGTACAGGTGCAAAATGTGATGATGTTTTTAATCAATGGTTTCATGATTGGTTACAGTGTTTATGCACCAATGTGGGCACAAGGTTTGTTGGGAAAAAGTGCTACGCTAGGTGGCTTAACGCAAATTGCTAGTTCTATTTTATTGTTAGTGGGCACGCGGTTAACGGCACATTTGATGGGCAACTTATCTTATAAAAAGATTGTATTCTTTGGAACGCTCAGTGTGTTGATCTCGGCACTGGCAATGACACTGGCTACTAAAACGGCTCCGTATTGGTGGCTAATTGTGAGTGGCGGTTTTGAAGGCTTAGGCATGGGCTTAGCATTTACGCCAATGCAAGTTTCTTTACAAGATGGCGTGCAACGAGAATTGATCAGTGTTTCAACAACGTTTGGCTTATTATTTCGAACGCTAGGACAAACTTTTATGGCGTCGATTTTTGGGGCCGTGTTAAGTTTAAGAACCGCAACACAAGCCGCAGCGACGAATGGCAAGATTACGACCGGGATGATCAATAAATTATCTGATGCGAACACGGCGCAACAATTACCAACAAGCTTGTTACCAGCCATGCGGACAATGCTATTTAACAGTTTGCACACGATTATGTTGATTAGTTTAGGATTGGTAATCATTAGTTTTATCTTGAATCTCGTTCGGAAAGCACCGGTTAAACAACCAAGGTAG
- a CDS encoding nuclear transport factor 2 family protein, which yields MSNAIITAPVKRVCRQQIEGLLTKDLALLDRITAPTAVFSHLTGEQQTKSDWLQQLKIGRLHYFSSQEVSLKVTVTGNEAEAVMRNLIDARIYGFRNVWALEAQLHLQKHCDQWQLSCSRVRLY from the coding sequence ATGAGTAACGCAATAATCACTGCACCGGTAAAACGGGTTTGTCGCCAACAAATTGAAGGTTTGCTGACTAAAGATTTGGCCTTGCTCGACCGGATCACCGCACCAACAGCAGTTTTCAGTCATTTAACCGGTGAACAACAAACCAAGTCGGATTGGTTGCAACAACTTAAAATTGGACGACTGCACTATTTTAGCAGTCAAGAAGTGAGTTTGAAAGTAACCGTGACCGGTAACGAAGCTGAGGCAGTCATGCGTAACTTGATCGATGCGCGCATCTATGGGTTCAGAAATGTCTGGGCACTTGAAGCACAACTTCATTTACAAAAGCATTGTGACCAATGGCAGCTCAGCTGTTCACGCGTCCGATTATACTAG
- a CDS encoding TetR/AcrR family transcriptional regulator — protein MKITGHEDLRVQKTINGIYQAFESLICEKDYEKITVKALAERAQINKKTFYRYYPTLDDLLAEMQARYSQDYLKVAGQFHYPDDLAKSVRSFIEYSAKQGEAYDKITCNGHYIGIRQQMIDQVMTRTWSESPEFAKLESFQQRVLLTFIQNTGLEVYKAWVADGKQAPIETVVKMAVTLMSSVTPFLKLTK, from the coding sequence ATGAAAATTACCGGTCACGAAGATCTACGGGTTCAAAAGACGATTAACGGTATCTATCAGGCGTTTGAGAGCTTGATCTGTGAGAAGGACTATGAAAAGATCACCGTTAAAGCTTTGGCGGAACGCGCGCAAATTAATAAAAAAACCTTTTATCGGTATTATCCGACTTTGGACGATCTATTGGCAGAAATGCAAGCCCGTTATTCGCAGGATTACTTGAAAGTTGCCGGACAGTTTCATTATCCAGATGATCTGGCTAAAAGTGTGCGCAGTTTTATTGAATATTCTGCCAAGCAGGGTGAGGCCTATGATAAAATCACTTGTAACGGGCATTACATCGGGATTCGCCAGCAAATGATTGATCAGGTTATGACACGAACTTGGTCAGAGTCGCCAGAATTTGCTAAATTAGAATCGTTTCAGCAACGGGTGTTATTGACTTTTATTCAGAATACTGGTTTAGAAGTCTATAAGGCCTGGGTAGCGGATGGCAAACAAGCCCCTATTGAAACGGTTGTCAAAATGGCAGTAACGTTGATGAGTAGCGTCACGCCATTCTTAAAACTAACTAAATAA
- a CDS encoding cation:proton antiporter yields MATNIYLSTFVILMAVAVSNILAQGFKRLSPTYINLLMGLVVGVLPLTNAAVLSFNNEIFMAAIIAPLLFFEGQNTRVLIVRRKRHLILGTAVGLAVAIAIIVGSAVHLIGGIAWPLALIMVAISAPTDATALDSVTGGRQLPTHVGTVLRMEALFNDATGLIILQAGVLWYTSGHLALGQNLLSFLWSAGGGLVFGAGVAFLLMVIRQSLLRSRWNFPSSQIIIYLMTPVVIYLLAEVWSMSGIIAVVSAGLVYNGEAQRSRFSDPRQFHLSVQLINFGSEILNSFVFVILGILLARIMTGYQSTTVTGHWFWLGILVYGLALIVRYGYARLIRLKPTAALIFALGGVHGTVTLALALSVAVLTAGDNQLVLLVETVVIILSMIVPTILLPRLLPADLMAERMPPKITKMRQAMVAAGLARLTQLTLTAAVKASVTYDLRDQLRENRLTSFLRQWGRRSWEPVNFTGDEALQERRALMQAFDAERQYLYDLVLEHRFDSKYIYSLYSEILLAESLVLDPDNQSE; encoded by the coding sequence ATGGCAACGAATATCTATTTATCGACATTTGTGATTTTAATGGCTGTCGCCGTTAGTAATATCCTAGCGCAGGGGTTTAAACGGCTGTCGCCAACCTATATTAATTTGTTGATGGGGTTAGTGGTAGGCGTACTACCACTAACTAATGCGGCAGTCTTGTCGTTTAATAATGAAATTTTTATGGCGGCGATAATTGCGCCACTACTCTTTTTTGAAGGCCAAAATACGCGTGTCTTGATTGTGCGCCGAAAGCGCCACTTGATTCTAGGTACAGCGGTGGGGTTAGCGGTGGCAATCGCCATTATTGTTGGTTCAGCAGTACATCTTATTGGTGGGATTGCTTGGCCACTGGCGTTGATTATGGTGGCAATCAGTGCCCCCACGGATGCGACGGCCCTGGATTCAGTGACCGGTGGCCGGCAGTTGCCAACTCATGTTGGCACTGTGTTACGAATGGAAGCTTTATTCAATGATGCAACGGGACTGATCATTTTACAGGCTGGGGTACTCTGGTATACCAGTGGTCATTTGGCCCTAGGACAGAATTTATTGTCATTTCTTTGGTCAGCAGGTGGTGGCTTAGTCTTCGGTGCGGGGGTCGCATTTTTACTAATGGTTATTCGACAAAGCTTGCTGCGCTCCCGTTGGAACTTTCCTTCATCCCAGATTATTATTTATTTGATGACGCCAGTCGTGATCTATTTATTGGCTGAAGTCTGGTCAATGTCAGGAATTATTGCGGTAGTCAGTGCTGGTTTAGTCTACAATGGCGAAGCACAACGTAGCCGATTTTCTGACCCACGGCAGTTCCACTTATCCGTCCAATTGATTAATTTTGGTTCAGAAATACTAAATAGTTTTGTTTTTGTGATTCTGGGAATTTTGTTGGCACGTATTATGACTGGTTATCAGTCCACAACCGTTACGGGCCATTGGTTCTGGTTAGGCATACTCGTTTATGGATTGGCCCTAATCGTTCGATATGGGTATGCTCGCTTGATTCGCTTGAAACCAACAGCTGCGTTAATTTTTGCGCTGGGTGGCGTCCATGGAACGGTGACTTTAGCGCTGGCTTTATCAGTAGCTGTATTAACTGCTGGCGACAATCAGCTGGTGTTATTGGTTGAAACAGTGGTTATTATTCTAAGTATGATTGTGCCAACAATATTGTTACCACGACTATTGCCCGCGGATTTGATGGCTGAACGGATGCCACCGAAAATTACGAAGATGCGTCAGGCCATGGTGGCGGCAGGGCTCGCACGACTGACGCAATTAACCCTGACTGCGGCGGTTAAGGCCAGTGTGACTTATGATCTGCGTGACCAATTACGTGAAAATCGGTTAACGAGTTTCTTACGTCAGTGGGGACGTCGCAGCTGGGAGCCCGTTAACTTTACTGGTGACGAAGCCTTACAGGAGCGGCGAGCGTTGATGCAAGCATTTGATGCAGAACGTCAGTATTTGTATGATTTGGTGTTGGAACATCGTTTTGACTCTAAATATATTTATAGCTTGTATAGTGAGATTTTATTGGCTGAATCGCTAGTGTTAGACCCAGATAATCAGTCAGAATAA
- a CDS encoding NAD(P)H-binding protein has product MKNVLIIGATGSIGSTTRDYFLENSKDQLTLFARHAGRLNADSKRETIVQGDVTNSEQLAQAMQGQDAVFAALSGNLSGMAESIIKAMHQAQVKRLIFITSMGIYNEIPASLGGGGNVASNPMLRGYRAAADVIEASDLDYTIVRPGWFDNGSDDYEVTQKGEPFGGHDVSRRAIADLVLHAVDDHDYVKASVGINRPE; this is encoded by the coding sequence ATGAAAAACGTTTTAATTATTGGCGCAACGGGTTCAATTGGGTCAACGACCCGCGATTATTTCTTGGAAAATAGTAAGGATCAATTAACATTGTTTGCACGGCATGCTGGTCGTTTGAATGCTGATTCCAAGCGTGAAACAATTGTTCAAGGTGATGTCACGAATAGTGAGCAATTAGCACAAGCGATGCAAGGTCAAGATGCGGTCTTTGCCGCGCTAAGTGGAAATTTATCAGGGATGGCCGAAAGTATTATCAAAGCCATGCACCAAGCTCAAGTCAAACGCTTGATTTTTATTACATCGATGGGTATTTACAATGAAATTCCAGCTAGCTTAGGTGGCGGCGGTAATGTTGCCAGCAACCCAATGCTACGTGGTTATCGTGCAGCGGCGGATGTGATTGAGGCCTCTGATTTGGATTATACGATTGTTCGTCCCGGTTGGTTCGATAATGGCAGTGATGATTATGAAGTCACGCAAAAGGGCGAACCATTTGGTGGGCATGATGTTTCACGGCGGGCAATTGCGGATCTCGTATTGCATGCCGTTGACGATCATGACTATGTTAAAGCTAGTGTTGGCATCAACCGGCCAGAATAG
- a CDS encoding nuclear transport factor 2 family protein, with product MENEVITLYRKFNVAMAADDVAQLSKLLAADFTLTHMTGYVQPRAEWLAQVGNGQMHYFSSVEEHVTVKVLSKTSWQVTGQNQVTAEIHGGARHVWPLNTVMTIQQIDGKLQIKQSVVTTY from the coding sequence ATGGAAAACGAAGTTATCACGTTATATCGGAAATTTAATGTCGCAATGGCAGCGGATGATGTCGCACAATTGTCGAAGCTGTTGGCTGCCGACTTTACGTTGACACATATGACTGGTTACGTGCAGCCACGTGCCGAATGGCTGGCACAAGTTGGTAATGGTCAGATGCATTATTTTAGTTCTGTTGAAGAACACGTCACGGTTAAAGTGTTAAGTAAAACGAGCTGGCAAGTGACGGGTCAGAACCAGGTGACAGCCGAGATCCATGGTGGCGCGCGGCATGTTTGGCCGTTGAACACGGTGATGACGATTCAACAGATTGATGGTAAGTTACAGATTAAACAGTCGGTAGTTACCACTTACTAA
- a CDS encoding MFS transporter, whose product MQKQQRFGIVLPIILFSYFMIILDNSIIFTSTAKIATDLGLNTQSLAWITNAYALTFGGFLLFAGKAGDIFGRKNFFILGLVIFSLSSLLVGLATSAPMIITMRAIQGIGSAILAPSTLALLMDNYTDGMRTRAIAYYGATGGLGASFGLVIGGLITTYASWRVGFFINVPIGLIMLLLAIKYLKRSKTYQQQLDFWGTLLSVIGVTALVYSIDGSRYRLVALVVAIATLSWFVAHERRASVPIMPLLLFKDAERSWAYLTRFFFVGVSLAYFFLTPLAMQQVYGFTPLQAALGFLPETVPQFIAALLVSRLTTRYRPAQIIAVGMGLIAIGSLMAALIKVQSGYWLAIALPMVVLGIGQGIALGMLTVAGVAHTNATLSGSASGVINAIHQIGGSIGLSAVVALTSQYTQPVQSYNWSLIWITVIAILGLIGAIGILKAAQGQPKAQSSNR is encoded by the coding sequence ATGCAAAAACAACAACGATTCGGTATAGTTTTACCAATTATATTATTCAGCTATTTTATGATTATTCTGGATAATTCAATTATTTTTACCAGTACTGCTAAGATTGCGACCGACCTGGGCCTAAATACGCAGTCGTTAGCTTGGATCACCAATGCTTATGCACTAACGTTCGGTGGCTTCTTGTTATTTGCTGGGAAGGCTGGCGATATCTTTGGTCGTAAAAATTTCTTCATATTAGGCTTAGTCATTTTTAGTCTCAGTTCGTTGTTAGTCGGTTTGGCAACCAGTGCACCGATGATTATCACGATGCGTGCTATTCAAGGGATTGGCTCGGCAATTCTGGCACCCAGTACATTGGCATTACTGATGGATAATTATACGGATGGCATGCGTACTCGTGCGATTGCTTATTATGGGGCAACTGGTGGTTTGGGAGCAAGCTTTGGTTTAGTTATTGGCGGCTTGATTACGACTTATGCTTCTTGGCGAGTGGGATTCTTTATCAACGTGCCAATTGGCCTGATTATGTTATTACTAGCGATTAAGTATTTAAAACGCTCCAAGACCTATCAACAACAATTAGATTTTTGGGGGACCTTGTTATCAGTGATTGGGGTGACTGCGCTAGTTTATAGTATTGACGGTAGTCGTTATCGGTTAGTGGCTTTAGTCGTAGCAATTGCGACACTGAGTTGGTTTGTTGCTCATGAACGTCGAGCCAGCGTTCCAATTATGCCACTACTTTTATTTAAAGACGCTGAACGGAGCTGGGCCTACTTGACACGTTTCTTTTTTGTGGGCGTCAGCTTGGCTTACTTCTTTTTGACGCCATTAGCGATGCAACAAGTTTACGGTTTTACGCCGTTACAAGCAGCTTTAGGATTTTTACCAGAAACGGTACCACAATTTATTGCGGCACTTTTGGTCAGTCGGTTGACGACGCGGTATCGACCAGCACAGATTATTGCTGTTGGCATGGGATTAATTGCCATTGGTTCATTAATGGCAGCACTAATTAAAGTGCAAAGTGGTTATTGGTTGGCAATTGCGTTGCCGATGGTAGTCCTGGGGATTGGTCAAGGAATTGCGTTGGGAATGTTGACCGTTGCTGGCGTGGCCCATACGAACGCAACATTGAGTGGATCAGCTTCTGGCGTAATCAACGCCATTCATCAGATTGGTGGATCAATTGGTCTATCTGCGGTCGTAGCTTTGACGAGTCAATATACTCAGCCGGTTCAATCGTATAACTGGTCATTAATCTGGATAACCGTTATCGCGATATTAGGATTGATTGGTGCAATTGGTATTTTAAAAGCAGCCCAAGGCCAACCAAAAGCTCAAAGTAGTAATCGGTAG
- a CDS encoding flavodoxin family protein produces MMKIKTTGRGAVSDGQDTNTSQARTRVLSPTATTLIIYFSRSGNTEKQVRFAQTQLTTDVYELGVQHPYPASYTASVARATAEREAQQWPALSDDSPDLSQYQLILLAHPIWAMTLANPMRAFLVLAGDQLAGKQIASFSTNAGYGSGETQRVLQLLTPSDTEVLPNYSVQDTQANGDRKAFSRWLRQVRSH; encoded by the coding sequence ATGATGAAAATAAAAACAACTGGTCGTGGCGCCGTTTCTGATGGGCAAGATACCAATACTAGTCAAGCACGAACACGAGTATTGTCACCCACGGCAACAACGCTAATCATTTATTTTTCGCGTAGTGGCAATACTGAAAAGCAAGTTCGTTTTGCGCAAACACAGCTGACAACGGATGTTTATGAATTAGGTGTCCAACACCCGTATCCGGCCAGTTATACTGCTAGCGTTGCCCGGGCAACCGCTGAGCGTGAAGCACAGCAGTGGCCCGCTTTAAGCGACGATAGTCCTGATTTGAGTCAATATCAGCTAATTTTGTTAGCTCATCCAATTTGGGCGATGACTTTAGCTAATCCGATGAGAGCTTTTTTAGTTTTGGCTGGCGACCAGCTTGCCGGCAAACAAATTGCTTCATTCTCAACAAATGCAGGCTATGGGTCTGGTGAAACACAACGGGTATTACAATTGCTCACGCCAAGTGATACAGAAGTATTACCAAATTATTCGGTGCAGGATACCCAGGCCAACGGTGATCGTAAGGCTTTTTCACGTTGGTTACGACAAGTAAGGAGTCATTAA
- a CDS encoding TetR/AcrR family transcriptional regulator yields MTNRAAAAAETRKKLIENADRLLFEKGYQQMSIVDITKASGVAKGTFYNYFETKEALLLELSKLHLSKLTRQLPQLATVAPQQALHDYMVDYMRVVVESGDNMARQWIRFVVDPKNQQKWQFDLASLEELIQGLVDNHRLAASTPVQRLAELLITDIYGIVFSWCISPTTIDPIQSVVSFCELQLAAILQTYEL; encoded by the coding sequence ATGACAAATCGAGCGGCTGCAGCTGCAGAGACCCGCAAAAAATTAATTGAGAATGCGGATCGACTTTTATTTGAAAAGGGTTACCAACAAATGTCAATTGTGGATATCACTAAGGCAAGTGGGGTAGCTAAAGGCACTTTTTATAATTATTTTGAGACAAAAGAAGCGTTGTTACTTGAATTAAGCAAGCTACATCTCAGCAAATTAACGCGTCAATTGCCACAACTGGCAACAGTAGCCCCGCAACAAGCGCTCCATGATTATATGGTTGATTACATGCGGGTGGTCGTTGAGTCAGGTGACAATATGGCTCGACAGTGGATTCGGTTTGTCGTTGATCCTAAAAATCAACAAAAGTGGCAATTTGATTTAGCCTCGTTAGAAGAATTGATTCAAGGTTTAGTTGACAATCATCGATTAGCCGCAAGTACGCCTGTTCAACGGCTAGCAGAATTACTGATCACTGACATTTATGGGATTGTCTTCAGTTGGTGTATTTCACCCACCACGATTGATCCAATCCAATCGGTGGTATCTTTTTGTGAGTTACAGTTAGCCGCAATTTTACAAACTTATGAACTTTAA